From Ovis canadensis isolate MfBH-ARS-UI-01 breed Bighorn chromosome 10, ARS-UI_OviCan_v2, whole genome shotgun sequence, a single genomic window includes:
- the CCDC122 gene encoding coiled-coil domain-containing protein 122 isoform X2, giving the protein MSENERKSQGVPKEALAKQDTSSLTDAVEQVAKQQQSQISEIERNRKILFHLQNELHELETQIASVSAETKETERQIYQQDAAIQNTRLQCGDLENQIKSLHAENVKLKSDIETSQENFEEQMIKYNEYYAKIKAHKDSLREVENKWSFMTELNEKRDLVKKLKTMKEELKLDLQNPEGNLMRQAQEDITKLKDEIATVEESISEQTCFLQEEIKTHEKLRKEIEEFYGFAFYT; this is encoded by the exons ATGTCAGAAAACGAAAGGAAGAGTCAAGGAGTTCCCAAAGAAG CTCTGGCTAAACAAGACACATCTTCATTAACCGATGCTGTAGAACAAGTTGCAAAGCAACAACAATCACAAAtatcagaaatagaaagaaacagaaaaattctgttCCATTTGCAG AATGAACTTCATGAGCTTGAAACACAAATAGCATCTGTCTCTGCAGAAACTAAAGAAACAGAAAGGCAAATTTATCAGCAAGATGCTGCCATACAGAATACCAGACTTCAGTGTGGAGACCtggaaaatcaaatcaaatcctTACATGCAGAAAATGTGAAGCTTAAATCTGACATAGAAACTTCCCAAGAAAATTTTGAGgaacaaatgataaaatataatgaatactATGCCAAGATAAAAGCACATAAAGATAGTTTGAGAGAGGTAGAGAACAAATGGTCATTTATGACTGAACTCAATGAGAAACGAGACCTCGtaaaaaaactaaagacaatGAAAGAGGAACTTAAGCTGGATCTCCAGAATCCAGAAGGAAACCTGATGAGACAAGCACAG GAAGATATTACAAAACTGAAGGATGAAATTGCAACTGTAGAAGAATCCATCAGTGAACAAACTTGTTTTcttcaggaagaaataaagacacatgaaaaattaagaaaagaaatagag GAGTTCTATGGTTTTGCATTCTATACTTAA
- the LACC1 gene encoding purine nucleoside phosphorylase LACC1, which translates to MAEAVLIDLFGLKLNSQKNCHQALLKTLNAVRYHDGAKAKFFCIICCSNISCDHNCELETGNGLSALLREFEIVSNPSMAASLYTIKQKVDEKNLSCIKVIVPVHRKTLMKAFIDQLFTDVYNFEFEDLQMTLKGGLLKQSTEVNIITSQELEAIQNEIETYLRSLPALKGELTIITSPLISDTFIHGFTTRTGGISYIPTLSSFNLFSSSKRRDPKAVVQENLRRLGKAAGFNANKFYQIKTDHASDVWIMGRKEPESYDGITTNQRGVTIAALGADCIPIVFADPIKKACGVAHSGWRGTLLGVAMATVNAMRAEYGCSLEDIIVVLGPSVGPCCFTLPRESAKAFHNLDPGCVRLFDSPNPYVDIRKATRILLERGGILPQNIQDQNQDLNLCTSCHPDKFFSHVRDGPNFGTQIGFISVRE; encoded by the exons ATGGCAGAAGCAGTGTTGATTGATCTCTTTGGTTTGAAACTGAACTCTCAGAAAAACTGTCATCAGGCATTATTAAAGACATTGAATGCGGTCCGATACCACGATGGTGCCAAGGCCAAGTTCTTTTGCATAATATGTTGTAGTAACATCAGCTGTGACCATAATTGTGAATTAGAAACAGGCAATGGGTTATCAGCTCTCTTGAGAGAATTTGAGATTGTTAGCAATCCCAGCATGGCTGCCTCTTTGTATACAATTAAACAAAAAGTTGATGAAAAAAATTTGAGTTGCATTAAGGTAATTGTGCCTGTGCACCGGAAGACATTAATGAAGGCTTTCATTGATCAACTCTTTACTGATGTTTACAATTTTGAGTTTGAAGATCTACAGATGACTTTGAAGGGAGGTCTTTTGAAACAGTCTACTGAAGTAAACATAATCACATCTCAAGAACTAGAAGCAATCCAGAATGAAATAGAAACATATTTGAGAAGTTTGCCAGCACTGAAGGGAGAATTAACCATTATCACATCTCCTTTGATCTCAG ATACGTTCATACATGGATTTACTACAAGAACAGGTGGGATATCTTACATACCAACTCTTAGCTCATTCAATCTCTTCAGTAGTTCCAAACGGAGAGATCCCAAGGCAGTTGTTCAAGAAAATCTGCGTAGGTTGGGGAAGGCTGCAGGATTTAATGCGAATAAATTTTACCAAATAAAG ACTGATCATGCCAGTGACGTCTGGATTATGGGAAGGAAGGAGCCTGAATCTTATGATGGAATCACCACAAATCAAAGAGGAGTCACAATAGCAGCTCTTGGTGCTGACTGTATTCCAATAGTTTTTGCAGATCCTATCAAAAAAGCATGTGGGGTTGCTCACTCTG GTTGGAGAGGTACCTTGTTAGGTGTTGCTATGGCTACAGTGAACGCTATGAGAGCAGAATATGGCTGCAGTTTGGAAGACATTATTGTTGTATTGGGGCCTTCAGTCGGACCGTGCTGTTTTACTCTTCCAAGGGAATCAGCAAAGGCATTTCATAATCTTGATCCCGGATGTGTACGGCTGTTTGACTCACCAAATCCCTATGTTGACATCCGTAAAGCCACTAG GATTCTTCTAGAACGGGGAGGAATTCTACCACAGAATATTCAGGACCAGAACCAGGATCTCAACCTCTGTACGTCTTGTCATCCTGACAAGTTTTTTTCCCATGTCCGAGATGGCCCTAACTTTGGTACACAGATCGGCTTCATCTCAGTTAGAGAATGA